The Lutra lutra chromosome 10, mLutLut1.2, whole genome shotgun sequence genome contains a region encoding:
- the PRG2 gene encoding bone marrow proteoglycan isoform X1 codes for MKVPLLLALLLGTVSTLHLGTQTSNSESFIGDEAVPQDGEMPENEAKEAPPGELTLLREDEEEYSGSEDAPEEEGSVESAPALDAEDEEFQCPKEEDTVSLEDSPGCKNCPRFLLVRRVRRFYSAQFICRRCYRGNLISIHNIYFNRRLQRSVSRLNQGQVWIGGRIVGCGRWKRFCWMDGSRWDFGYWAVGQPRARGGRCVALCTQGGHWRRTHCRRHLPFICSY; via the exons ATGAAAGTCCCCCTGCTTCTGGCTCTTCTACTGGGGACAGTTTCAACTCTCCATCTGG GGACTCAGACGTCTAACTCTGAGAGCTTCATAGGGGATGAGGCCGTGCCTCAGGATGGGGAGATGCCAGAAAACGAGGCAAAGGAGGCCCCTCCAGGGGAGCTGACGCTGCTCAGGGAAGATGAGGAGGAGTACTCTGGAAGTGAAGATGCCCCTGAGGAGGAGGGGTCTGTAGAGTCTGCCCCCGCCCTGGATGCAGAGGACGAGGAATTTCAGTGCCCTAAAGAGGAGGACACAGTGAGCCTGGAGGACAGCCCTGGGTGCAAGAACTGTCCCCGATTCCTCCTGGTGAGGAGGGTGAGGAGATTTTATTCAGCCCAG TTTATTTGCCGGAGATGCTACAGGGGCAACCTCATCTCTATCCACAACATCTACTTCAATCGCCGACTCCAGCGTTCAGTCAGCAGGCTCAACCAGGGCCAAGTCTGGATCGGAGGCAGGATCGTAGGCTGT GGTCGCTGGAAGCGCTTTTGCTGGATGGATGGCAGTCGCTGGGACTTTGGATACTGGGCTGTTGGCCAGCCCCGAGCCAGGGGTGGCAGATGTGTGGCCCTGTGTACCCAAG GAGGTCACTGGCGTCGCACTCATTGCCGCAGGCACCTCCCCTTCATCTGTTCCTACTGA
- the PRG2 gene encoding bone marrow proteoglycan isoform X2 yields MKVPLLLALLLGTVSTLHLGDEAVPQDGEMPENEAKEAPPGELTLLREDEEEYSGSEDAPEEEGSVESAPALDAEDEEFQCPKEEDTVSLEDSPGCKNCPRFLLVRRVRRFYSAQFICRRCYRGNLISIHNIYFNRRLQRSVSRLNQGQVWIGGRIVGCGRWKRFCWMDGSRWDFGYWAVGQPRARGGRCVALCTQGGHWRRTHCRRHLPFICSY; encoded by the exons ATGAAAGTCCCCCTGCTTCTGGCTCTTCTACTGGGGACAGTTTCAACTCTCCATCTGG GGGATGAGGCCGTGCCTCAGGATGGGGAGATGCCAGAAAACGAGGCAAAGGAGGCCCCTCCAGGGGAGCTGACGCTGCTCAGGGAAGATGAGGAGGAGTACTCTGGAAGTGAAGATGCCCCTGAGGAGGAGGGGTCTGTAGAGTCTGCCCCCGCCCTGGATGCAGAGGACGAGGAATTTCAGTGCCCTAAAGAGGAGGACACAGTGAGCCTGGAGGACAGCCCTGGGTGCAAGAACTGTCCCCGATTCCTCCTGGTGAGGAGGGTGAGGAGATTTTATTCAGCCCAG TTTATTTGCCGGAGATGCTACAGGGGCAACCTCATCTCTATCCACAACATCTACTTCAATCGCCGACTCCAGCGTTCAGTCAGCAGGCTCAACCAGGGCCAAGTCTGGATCGGAGGCAGGATCGTAGGCTGT GGTCGCTGGAAGCGCTTTTGCTGGATGGATGGCAGTCGCTGGGACTTTGGATACTGGGCTGTTGGCCAGCCCCGAGCCAGGGGTGGCAGATGTGTGGCCCTGTGTACCCAAG GAGGTCACTGGCGTCGCACTCATTGCCGCAGGCACCTCCCCTTCATCTGTTCCTACTGA